DNA sequence from the Plodia interpunctella isolate USDA-ARS_2022_Savannah chromosome 19, ilPloInte3.2, whole genome shotgun sequence genome:
agtttttgcagtgagaaggatcagacagtgtacaaacatcgaaacagctaggctcgtgtattacagctactttcatagcataatgtcttacggattattgttatggggtaatgcagctgatataggaaaaatttttgttttacagaaacgagtaatttatcgttttatttatgggcttaagccacgggattccttgcgagaattattcaaatcgataaatattatgactgttgcatctcagtacatcttcgacgtgtttatttttgttatatataacttacacctgtataaaacattgagcgaaGTTAACAGTGTAAAcactcgtaataggcataaactttgtatgaacagattccgacttaaaaaggttaggcggtctttcgtgggtcaaagtgtaaaattgttcaataaactccctgtagaggccaatgccaaaatttaataaaaatgatggcTAATGCTAGTCTGGAACTAAGCTaggggggaactggtcatatatatatatatatttctttcggcatttcttctcagcagtagtcgttccgaaatgctagtagtttgtagctttggtaaacatcatttaatttagaatataacgtgaacgtgcctgtgaaggccaaatttctgaataaatgatttgattttgatatacatgagtcagattggtatacaaactcatcaatcatcaatcgaacctttcgatcctcaggcgggcgtcttaaccgttacaccaccaccgcttcgtataacatttcataaatttttgttgtttttagtAAAATGGCGTTGGATGATATGTCGAGGGCACGATTGTCGCGGAAACTTGGGCACCTCGGAGTTAAAGTTAGAAAACAGAATgacatatttcaaaataatatacagttattaaaaaagtaagtataataagatagatgacaaggtcagaaaattaaattaaaaatgtataatactctagataaaatagatatattttaactagcggcccgtcccagcttcgctcgggtgaatatataataaattatacacctaaatcttcctccgGAATTAccctatctattggtgaaaaccgcatgaaaatttgtgcggtagtttttgaatttatctaatatatcgaagaagtataatttatttaatatatcgaACGGACAAAACGTGGCAGAagacttaaatttttaatatgtaaggatttctcaaaaactacaaactactatctATTGAACTGATAAAAATGCTATGGTGTGCAAACCTGCACACTACTGTAACTATTCGCGCTAAGAACTGATAGGTTAGGTTATAAATCATTTCTCGTCTATCTCGCTCGCACTTACTTTGgtttaatatttcttctttctttctttgtaatctgttatttatttcctcGATGTGCAATATACTTTGACTGCTTCCAGAAGACTATTCAAATCGGAGTGCGAGAAACTTAATTGGAGAAAGAAACTATACGACATAGAAGAAGAATGTATTGAGAAGAAATTCAGCATCCTATCTCAGCGACTCCAATTGGGGTGAGTCATCTTAATTAAAGGTAACGTCGACAATGCGGCAAATTCCAAATGCCAGTTTATGGTAATGAGAGTAGGTTCttgaatgtaaattttaataaataatatagataatattttttttccaacgAAAAAGCAGTTCTTTGGCATAAGACGAAAGAGATAAGTGTCCTGCACAACGAACACGTATCCAGCACGTGCACAGCATGGAATTTGAACGCACGTGTACACAcatgcacacacacacacacacacacacacgcacgcacacacacacacacacacaaacacacacacacacacacacacacgcacgcacacacacacacacacacacacacacacacacacacacacacacacacacacacacacacacacacacacacacaaacacatgCGTTAAAATTCCGTATAACCACGCAGAAAACTTGCTGCATAAGATTTGGATGTGCATCAATTGGTCTGAGAAGCCACGATAGTTTATAAGAGACGATTCAATTTACACTAGGGTCAGAAATTTTcacctaattaaaatttaaatttagtgcTACATGTATAACGAAATATACGTCAATCGTGTTTTTATTACAGGCAatcatcacaaaaaaaattgactaCCACATTAGCACGACTTCATGCTGTCATTATAGAATCACAAAAATCCAATAATAACATATGCAAGGACGATATAGTAGAAAAACTCTCCAAAATGTTGGCAGAGGGCGTTGTACTTCCACCCAAATCTGTAAATCCTAGGAACTCAAATGTAGCAAATGGGTTAAAATTTCctgaaaaattaagtaataacaGTTATAATGATGAAACTAAACAGGCTTTTAAAATTGTCCCTAATGTTTTGGATAAATCACGAACTGAACGCCCAATGAACAATTCTAGTCTTGTAGATGGGGGGAAATCACTGTCTGATATATTTGCAATAGAGTTGGTTGTCACAAAACCACCCTCTGAAAGCtcaagtaataataatattaaactaagTACTGTGTCGACGGAATTTCGTTTCGCATCAAATCCTCAACCAAAGAACCTAGTAGAAAATCACAATGAGAAACCTGTAATAAATCCTTCGAAGAAGAATGAAGCTATATCCGAGGCGAAACCGAAGTCTAACAAATTTAACCATGACCAGTATATGTTGCcagaagataaaaaaatagcatttAAAGATTTAGTGAATAAACAATCGACGCAACTTAGTTTCGGATCATATCAATCAGAAAACGCAGTTGAAGATGACAAAACCGGCGATAAGAAACCTTTAACAAATTCGTCAAAGCAGAAAGAAGCGTCTGGAACGAAACCAATATCTAATGAAAAAATTAGCGTGCCATCAGATGTTAAGACAGCTTATAACGAACTTGTGAAAAAAGCTGCAAAGCTTCCGAGTAATGGGGCCATACCAAAATCATCGGGAAAAATTGAGATTTCACGCGATGATTCTGTCAAACCAATGTTTATATTTCCAATTGCGTCCAAACCCGCAGAAGATAAATCTGATGTAATAACCGATTTTGTCTTCCCGTCGACGTCAGCGGATTCTGAAGACTCCATTCTGTGGAGGAAAACGTTACAGGGCCTTATTGGATCCACACCGCGCGATAAAGAGAAAATCAGTCATTACGTAAgacttttttctaattttgacACTATGtctattaagtacttatattactatatctgggtgtttttaaatacttttctaCTTACATTCAAAGAGGTAAAATTGGGCAGCTCCTATAAGCGTAGTttcaagtttattataaatacttcaaaaaataatgctaaaagcaATAAGGAGGTCCTTGTATTCGTTGCAGTGAACGCTACGGACGATTACTTAAGTGTTCAAAATTCGGATAaagtataggtactttatccGAATTACTTTTGTACTTAGGCTTTTGATGGTAAGGTACCTTGAGGAGGCCCAAGGTACCTTACCAtttcgaatatatatattcgaaaTGGTAGGTTATTTTGTTACACttgtataaagaaaaacaaaaggtGTCGACCTTTTGTACAAaatcaaagtaaaaatatgtaattacacattattttaatgtttatactTCGCAGTAAAATTTTGAGGAATggttttatgtttgtttgtttgtttctttcaGGTAAGACCAAGTGAAGATGCGTCTAAACCTGCTTCTTTATCTAAACCACAgactgaaaacaataaaatggatATTAATGAAACTGTGAAAAAGACATCTGAGTTTGTGCCGAAAGGTGATGGCGTCTTACCAATAACATTGGAGAAACTTAACATTACGTGCGATGGACCTGAAAACCCTAAGGTTGAGTTGTCTAAAATAGTTCTTGGTTCCAAACAACTCACTGAAGGAAAATCGAGTGCAATATCTCAGGATATTGTCTTACCGGCTGTATCAGAGCAGTCTTCAGACTTTTACAACAGAAACGTGGTAGCTTCCACGTTGCAGCGAAAACCGACGCCCAAATCACGCGGCAATATGCCTTGTGATATGAGAGCGGTGCTTGATTTTATCGAGTTTAAGTCACAACCACAAAAACCTAACAAAATTCTGGACAACACTACCGTGCCTGGCACGTCAAAAGGTGTAAAGTTCGACCTGAAACCACGAGATACAGAAAACGTGGCAAAAAGTTCAATCGATGATCATTCCACTCGTGGGCCGAAACCATTACAATTtgacaataaaacaatttttttttactctaaaCCACAACATGATGTCAAAACTATTATTTCTGACTATAATAACGCGGAGTCCACTGCAGCTGCTGTCCAATATTCGTCAGAACGCGATTTCGTAATTACCCCCGATTGGCTTGAGATTGCCAAAgaagaaatgtcaaaattgttttcattggATGATACCGAGTCAACTTCAAGACAATTTAGTGAAAATGAGCGCGAAAATCAATTGGAAAAGCTGGCTATATCTTTGTCAAAAATCTCATGGccgaaaatatttgaaagtaaAATGCCAAGGTCATTTAATGCATCACAGATTCCGTCAACATCACAAGCAGAAATGTTTGCTACGAAATCAAACGATGGACAACCACTATTTCGAGggtttttagaaataaaacctTGGTGCGTGCCGCATAAGAGTTATAGTTATAATGGAGAAGGGATTTTGTCTGAAAAGCTTAAGGAATTATTTGAATCGGAGTGGCAAAGTCACGGAGCGACGCCAATATTCAACTTTGTGGCAACGAGATCTTAGCGTGAAAATGTAAGTGCTTTTTTTTCAGGGTTCCTTACCTCCAAAGGTacaaaacggaacccttataggatcactttgttgtccgtctgtcaaggTCCTTTTTCTCAGGAATGCTTTgaagaaagctgaaatttacatgattcaaattgaaaatcctttattcaatttaggatgatatacatcacttattaacgtcaaaaaattacttaaactaagtctactgccggctttcaaagcgcaggtgaagaagaagcggcgcaacaaacttcaccgcaaccttttctccaaggacgtcaattaacaaatatattatatatatattataaatatattatatatatatatatatatatatatatatatatatatatatatatatatagctcaATTGATTTAGAATCAAAACCGTGTTGACTAAGCTTTCGCAAAAGTGTTTCATGATCTACACAATCAAATGCTTTAGAAAGATCACAAAATACTCCGATGGCATCCTGTGAGTTCTCCCACGCGTTGTAAATATGACTGACAAGAGCCACTCCCGCGTCAGTTGTACTTTTTCCGGCAGTGAAGCCATATTGATGGCCGTGGAAAAGATTATGGGTCTTAAAATGATGTAGCATTTGATTGAGCATTATCTTTTCAAATACCTTGCTTAATACGGGTAATATGGAAATTGGTCTGTAATTGCCAGGCTCAGATTTTTCACCTTTTTTGAATAATGgaattaatttactatatttcattaaatctgGGAAAGTACCTTGGTCAACACATTGATTAATATAAAAGCTAAGTCTACAGCTATgacattgattatattttgaatcaaACTAACAGACATACCCCAATGATCT
Encoded proteins:
- the LOC128678057 gene encoding uncharacterized protein LOC128678057 isoform X4 → MMQILCTICTDPVKQTEILHSTNCGHLFHHNCLAEWIERSNTCPQCRRLVTDRCIFRVYPTVSDETPKEVVELKKQLNEASKTLQTFKDNEELLKLYTVELDKRNCDLETQKTLVEMVNDDLKRCNTLNEVLRENVAFLNSKMALDDMSRARLSRKLGHLGVKVRKQNDIFQNNIQLLKKRLFKSECEKLNWRKKLYDIEEECIEKKFSILSQRLQLGQSSQKKLTTTLARLHAVIIESQKSNNNICKDDIVEKLSKMLAEGVVLPPKSVNPRNSNVANGLKFPEKLSNNSYNDETKQAFKIVPNVLDKSRTERPMNNSSLVDGGKSLSDIFAIELVVTKPPSESSSNNNIKLSTVSTEFRFASNPQPKNLVENHNEKPVINPSKKNEAISEAKPKSNKFNHDQYMLPEDKKIAFKDLVNKQSTQLSFGSYQSENAVEDDKTGDKKPLTNSSKQKEASGTKPISNEKISVPSDVKTAYNELVKKAAKLPSNGAIPKSSGKIEISRDDSVKPMFIFPIASKPAEDKSDVITDFVFPSTSADSEDSILWRKTLQGLIGSTPRDKEKISHYVRPSEDASKPASLSKPQTENNKMDINETVKKTSEFVPKGDGVLPITLEKLNITCDGPENPKVELSKIVLGSKQLTEGKSSAISQDIVLPAVSEQSSDFYNRNVVASTLQRKPTPKSRGNMPCDMRAVLDFIEFKSQPQKPNKILDNTTVPGTSKGVKFDLKPRDTENVAKSSIDDHSTRGPKPLQFDNKTIFFYSKPQHDVKTIISDYNNAESTAAAVQYSSERDFVITPDWLEIAKEEMSKLFSLDDTESTSRQFSENERENQLEKLAISLSKISWPKIFESKMPRSFNASQIPSTSQAEMFATKSNDGQPLFRGFLEIKPWCVPHKSYSYNGEGILSEKLKELFESEWQSHGATPIFNFVATRS
- the LOC128678057 gene encoding uncharacterized protein LOC128678057 isoform X1, coding for MVMLWAFKYGDLNSENTIPFYTQLWMQILCTICTDPVKQTEILHSTNCGHLFHHNCLAEWIERSNTCPQCRRLVTDRCIFRVYPTVSDETPKEVVELKKQLNEASKTLQTFKDNEELLKLYTVELDKRNCDLETQKTLVEMVNDDLKRCNTLNEVLRENVAFLNSKMALDDMSRARLSRKLGHLGVKVRKQNDIFQNNIQLLKKRLFKSECEKLNWRKKLYDIEEECIEKKFSILSQRLQLGQSSQKKLTTTLARLHAVIIESQKSNNNICKDDIVEKLSKMLAEGVVLPPKSVNPRNSNVANGLKFPEKLSNNSYNDETKQAFKIVPNVLDKSRTERPMNNSSLVDGGKSLSDIFAIELVVTKPPSESSSNNNIKLSTVSTEFRFASNPQPKNLVENHNEKPVINPSKKNEAISEAKPKSNKFNHDQYMLPEDKKIAFKDLVNKQSTQLSFGSYQSENAVEDDKTGDKKPLTNSSKQKEASGTKPISNEKISVPSDVKTAYNELVKKAAKLPSNGAIPKSSGKIEISRDDSVKPMFIFPIASKPAEDKSDVITDFVFPSTSADSEDSILWRKTLQGLIGSTPRDKEKISHYVRPSEDASKPASLSKPQTENNKMDINETVKKTSEFVPKGDGVLPITLEKLNITCDGPENPKVELSKIVLGSKQLTEGKSSAISQDIVLPAVSEQSSDFYNRNVVASTLQRKPTPKSRGNMPCDMRAVLDFIEFKSQPQKPNKILDNTTVPGTSKGVKFDLKPRDTENVAKSSIDDHSTRGPKPLQFDNKTIFFYSKPQHDVKTIISDYNNAESTAAAVQYSSERDFVITPDWLEIAKEEMSKLFSLDDTESTSRQFSENERENQLEKLAISLSKISWPKIFESKMPRSFNASQIPSTSQAEMFATKSNDGQPLFRGFLEIKPWCVPHKSYSYNGEGILSEKLKELFESEWQSHGATPIFNFVATRS
- the LOC128678057 gene encoding uncharacterized protein LOC128678057 isoform X3, producing the protein MTWMQILCTICTDPVKQTEILHSTNCGHLFHHNCLAEWIERSNTCPQCRRLVTDRCIFRVYPTVSDETPKEVVELKKQLNEASKTLQTFKDNEELLKLYTVELDKRNCDLETQKTLVEMVNDDLKRCNTLNEVLRENVAFLNSKMALDDMSRARLSRKLGHLGVKVRKQNDIFQNNIQLLKKRLFKSECEKLNWRKKLYDIEEECIEKKFSILSQRLQLGQSSQKKLTTTLARLHAVIIESQKSNNNICKDDIVEKLSKMLAEGVVLPPKSVNPRNSNVANGLKFPEKLSNNSYNDETKQAFKIVPNVLDKSRTERPMNNSSLVDGGKSLSDIFAIELVVTKPPSESSSNNNIKLSTVSTEFRFASNPQPKNLVENHNEKPVINPSKKNEAISEAKPKSNKFNHDQYMLPEDKKIAFKDLVNKQSTQLSFGSYQSENAVEDDKTGDKKPLTNSSKQKEASGTKPISNEKISVPSDVKTAYNELVKKAAKLPSNGAIPKSSGKIEISRDDSVKPMFIFPIASKPAEDKSDVITDFVFPSTSADSEDSILWRKTLQGLIGSTPRDKEKISHYVRPSEDASKPASLSKPQTENNKMDINETVKKTSEFVPKGDGVLPITLEKLNITCDGPENPKVELSKIVLGSKQLTEGKSSAISQDIVLPAVSEQSSDFYNRNVVASTLQRKPTPKSRGNMPCDMRAVLDFIEFKSQPQKPNKILDNTTVPGTSKGVKFDLKPRDTENVAKSSIDDHSTRGPKPLQFDNKTIFFYSKPQHDVKTIISDYNNAESTAAAVQYSSERDFVITPDWLEIAKEEMSKLFSLDDTESTSRQFSENERENQLEKLAISLSKISWPKIFESKMPRSFNASQIPSTSQAEMFATKSNDGQPLFRGFLEIKPWCVPHKSYSYNGEGILSEKLKELFESEWQSHGATPIFNFVATRS
- the LOC128678057 gene encoding uncharacterized protein LOC128678057 isoform X2; translation: MVMLWAFKYGDLNSENTIPFYTQLWMQILCTICTDPVKQTEILHSTNCGHLFHHNCLAEWIERSNTCPQCRRLVTDRCIFRVYPTVSDETPKEVVELKKQLNEASKTLQTFKDNEELLKLYTVELDKRNCDLETQKTLVEMVNDDLKRCNTLNEVLRENVAFLNSKMALDDMSRARLSRKLGHLGVKVRKQNDIFQNNIQLLKKLFKSECEKLNWRKKLYDIEEECIEKKFSILSQRLQLGQSSQKKLTTTLARLHAVIIESQKSNNNICKDDIVEKLSKMLAEGVVLPPKSVNPRNSNVANGLKFPEKLSNNSYNDETKQAFKIVPNVLDKSRTERPMNNSSLVDGGKSLSDIFAIELVVTKPPSESSSNNNIKLSTVSTEFRFASNPQPKNLVENHNEKPVINPSKKNEAISEAKPKSNKFNHDQYMLPEDKKIAFKDLVNKQSTQLSFGSYQSENAVEDDKTGDKKPLTNSSKQKEASGTKPISNEKISVPSDVKTAYNELVKKAAKLPSNGAIPKSSGKIEISRDDSVKPMFIFPIASKPAEDKSDVITDFVFPSTSADSEDSILWRKTLQGLIGSTPRDKEKISHYVRPSEDASKPASLSKPQTENNKMDINETVKKTSEFVPKGDGVLPITLEKLNITCDGPENPKVELSKIVLGSKQLTEGKSSAISQDIVLPAVSEQSSDFYNRNVVASTLQRKPTPKSRGNMPCDMRAVLDFIEFKSQPQKPNKILDNTTVPGTSKGVKFDLKPRDTENVAKSSIDDHSTRGPKPLQFDNKTIFFYSKPQHDVKTIISDYNNAESTAAAVQYSSERDFVITPDWLEIAKEEMSKLFSLDDTESTSRQFSENERENQLEKLAISLSKISWPKIFESKMPRSFNASQIPSTSQAEMFATKSNDGQPLFRGFLEIKPWCVPHKSYSYNGEGILSEKLKELFESEWQSHGATPIFNFVATRS
- the LOC128678057 gene encoding uncharacterized protein LOC128678057 isoform X5 — its product is MQILCTICTDPVKQTEILHSTNCGHLFHHNCLAEWIERSNTCPQCRRLVTDRCIFRVYPTVSDETPKEVVELKKQLNEASKTLQTFKDNEELLKLYTVELDKRNCDLETQKTLVEMVNDDLKRCNTLNEVLRENVAFLNSKMALDDMSRARLSRKLGHLGVKVRKQNDIFQNNIQLLKKRLFKSECEKLNWRKKLYDIEEECIEKKFSILSQRLQLGQSSQKKLTTTLARLHAVIIESQKSNNNICKDDIVEKLSKMLAEGVVLPPKSVNPRNSNVANGLKFPEKLSNNSYNDETKQAFKIVPNVLDKSRTERPMNNSSLVDGGKSLSDIFAIELVVTKPPSESSSNNNIKLSTVSTEFRFASNPQPKNLVENHNEKPVINPSKKNEAISEAKPKSNKFNHDQYMLPEDKKIAFKDLVNKQSTQLSFGSYQSENAVEDDKTGDKKPLTNSSKQKEASGTKPISNEKISVPSDVKTAYNELVKKAAKLPSNGAIPKSSGKIEISRDDSVKPMFIFPIASKPAEDKSDVITDFVFPSTSADSEDSILWRKTLQGLIGSTPRDKEKISHYVRPSEDASKPASLSKPQTENNKMDINETVKKTSEFVPKGDGVLPITLEKLNITCDGPENPKVELSKIVLGSKQLTEGKSSAISQDIVLPAVSEQSSDFYNRNVVASTLQRKPTPKSRGNMPCDMRAVLDFIEFKSQPQKPNKILDNTTVPGTSKGVKFDLKPRDTENVAKSSIDDHSTRGPKPLQFDNKTIFFYSKPQHDVKTIISDYNNAESTAAAVQYSSERDFVITPDWLEIAKEEMSKLFSLDDTESTSRQFSENERENQLEKLAISLSKISWPKIFESKMPRSFNASQIPSTSQAEMFATKSNDGQPLFRGFLEIKPWCVPHKSYSYNGEGILSEKLKELFESEWQSHGATPIFNFVATRS